Proteins encoded within one genomic window of Flavobacterium sp. NG2:
- the rpsF gene encoding 30S ribosomal protein S6, with amino-acid sequence MNHYETVFILNPVLSDVQVKETVSKFEDFLTSRGAEMVAKEDWGLKKMAYEIQNKKSGFYHLFEFKVAPEVLIAFETEFRRDERVMRFLTVSLDKHAISWAERRRTKLKSQKA; translated from the coding sequence ATGAATCATTATGAAACTGTTTTCATTTTAAATCCCGTTTTATCTGATGTTCAGGTGAAGGAAACAGTAAGCAAATTTGAAGATTTTCTTACTAGTAGAGGTGCTGAAATGGTTGCTAAAGAGGATTGGGGTCTTAAAAAAATGGCTTACGAAATCCAAAACAAAAAAAGTGGTTTTTATCACTTATTCGAATTCAAAGTAGCTCCAGAAGTATTAATCGCTTTTGAAACTGAATTTAGACGTGACGAAAGAGTAATGCGTTTCTTGACTGTAAGTCTTGACAAACATGCTATTTCATGGGCTGAAAGAAGAAGAACTAAACTTAAATCTCAAAAAGCTTAA